One window from the genome of Epinephelus fuscoguttatus linkage group LG3, E.fuscoguttatus.final_Chr_v1 encodes:
- the LOC125883802 gene encoding phosphatidylinositol 5-phosphate 4-kinase type-2 beta: protein MSSNCTSAAPVSASKTKTKKKHFIGQKVKLFRASEPILSVLMWGVNHTINELSNVPVPVMLMPDDFKAYSKIKVDNHLFNKENLPSRFKFKEYCPMVFRNLRERFCIDDQDYQNSLTRSAPLNSDSQGRFGNRFLSSYDHRFVIKTVSSEDIAEMHNILKKYHQFIVECHGNTLLPQFLGMYRLTVDGVETYMVVTRNVFSHRLTVHRKYDLKGSTVSREASDKEKAKELPTFKDNDFLNEGQKLQIGDDNKKYFLEKLKRDVEFLATLKIMDYSLLVGIHDVERAEQEEMDVEGVGEEEEYENDGMGGGVLTGSFGTPPDSPGNPLNCGGFFGPGEFDPSVDVYAIKSQDSAVKKEVYFMAIIDILTHYDAKKKAAHAAKTVKHGAGAEISTVNPEQYSKRFYEFMSNILS, encoded by the exons ATGTCATCCAACTGCACCAGCGCAGCGCCTGTCAGCGCTAGCAAAACCAAGACGAAAAAGAAGCATTTTATAGGacagaaagtgaaattattCCGTGCAAGTGAGCCCATCCTCAGCGTTTTAATGTGGGGGGTCAACCATACG ATTAACGAGTTAAGTAATGTGCCTGTACCAGTAATGCTGATGCCAGATGACTTTAAAGCCTACAGTAAGATCAAAGTGGACAACCACCTATTTAACAA agaaaacctGCCTAGTCGCTTTAAGTTCAAAGAATACTGTCCCATGGTGTTCAGAAACCTGAGGGAGAGGTTCTGCATCGATGACCAGGACTACCAG AACTCTCTGACAAGGAGCGCCCCACTCAACAGCGACTCCCAGGGTCGCTTTGGCAACCGCTTCCTGTCCAGCTACGACCACCGTTTTGTAATTAAAACAGTGTCCAGTGAGGACATCGCAGAGATGCACAACATCCTAAAGAAATATCATCAG TTTATCGTGGAGTGTCATGGCAACACGCTGCTCCCTCAGTTCCTGGGCATGTACAGGCTAACCGTGGACGGGGTGGAGACGTACATGGTGGTGACCCGGAATGTATTCAGCCATCGCCTCACTGTTCACCGCAAATATGACCTGAAG GGTTCGACGGTCTCAAGGGAAGCCAGCGACAAGGAGAAG GCTAAAGAACTCCCCACCTTTAAAGACAATGACTTCCTGAATGAAGGCCAGAAGCTGCAGATAGGAGATGACAACAAGAAGTACTTTTTGGAGAAGCTAAAACGGGACGTAGAG ttCCTGGCCACCCTCAAGATCATGGACTACAGTCTCCTGGTGGGAATCCATGATGTGGAGCGGGCagagcaggaggagatggaCGTGGAGGGcgtgggagaggaggaggagtacgAGAACGACGGGATGGGCGGAGGCGTGCTCACCGGCTCCTTCGGCACGCCTCCCGACAGCCCTGGAAACCCTCTCAACTGTGGAGGATTCTTTGGCCCCGGGGAGTTTGACCCCTCTGTGGACGTTTACGCAATCAAGAGCCAGGACA GTGCTGTGAAGAAGGAGGTTTACTTCATGGCTATCATCGACATCCTCACGCACTATGACGCTAAGAAAAAAGCTGCACATGCTGCCAAAACTGTGAAACACGGG gcgGGGGCCGAGATCTCGACAGTGAACCCGGAGCAGTACTCCAAACGATTCTACGAGTTCATGTCCAACATCTTATCATAG
- the LOC125886083 gene encoding polycomb complex protein BMI-1-like codes for MDKMQPNRIKITDLNPHLTCPLCAGYLIDATTIVECLHSFCKTCIVAFLETNKFCPRCDVQVHKTCPQLSIRADKTLQDIVYKLVPGLFKDEMKRRRDFYAENRVLEPGEVVETFNIAEDEIISLSIQFYERNKNNERQHPEMEGDKSNGKRFLQCPAAMSVMHLAKFLRSKMDIPNNYRVEVLYGDEPLKDYYTLMDIAYFYEWRRTGPIPLQYLVKPTRKRRRPSQSAAQGHSDGVNTSPTSESDSQSDKVHSPAAAQPPRASTQSSPTSHNLSPAIQSSNGTTVPNNTQRHTLVSKQSANARKVTVNGTSSGAGKEEARGGDKSGLPPTT; via the exons ATGGATAAAATGCAGCCAAACCGGATTAAAATCACAGATCTGAATCCACACCTCACATGCCCACTGTGCGCTGGTTACTTAATTGATGCTACAACCATCGTAGAGTGCCTGCACTCCT TTTGTAAAACTTGCATCGTTGCCTTCCTGGAGACAAATAAGTTCTGCCCTCGATGTGACGTTCAGGTTCACAAGACATGTCCACAGCTCAGCATTAG AGCAGACAAAACTCTACAAGATATTGTATATAAGCTTGTTCCAGGGTTATTCAAAG ATGAGATGAAACGGAGGCGGGACTTCTACGCAGAGAATCGTGTGCTGGAACCAGGGGAAGTGGTGGAGACGTTCAACATAGCAGAGGATGAAATCATCAGTCTGTCCATACAGTTCTATGAGAGGAACAA AAATAATGAGAGGCAACATCCAGAGATGGAAGGAGACAAG TCCAACGGTAAACGCTTCCTGCAGTGCCCAGCAGCCATGTCCGTCATGCACTTAGCGAAGTTCCTCCGAAGCAAGATGGATATTCCCAACAACTATCGG GTGGAGGTGTTGTATGGAGATGAGCCCTTGAAGGACTACTACACACTAATGGACATCGCCTACTTCTACGAGTGGAGAAGA ACTGGACCCATCCCTCTGCAGTATTTGGTCAAACCCACCCGGAAGCGTAGGAGGCCGTCCCAGTCTGCCGCCCAGGGCCACTCTGACGGCGTCAACACCAGCCCGACGTCAGAGAGCGACTCCCAGAGCGACAAAGTCCACAGTCCTGCTGCAGCCCAGCCTCCCCGCGCCTCCACGCAGTCCAGCCCCACGTCCCACAACCTCTCCCCCGCCATCCAAAGCTCCAACGGTACCACTGTGCCCAACAatactcagcgacacaccctcGTCTCCAAACAGAGCGCCAACGCTCGGAAGGTGACTGTCAATGGTACAAGCTCTGGGGCTGGCAAAGAGGAGGCGAGGGGAGGCGACAAAAGCGGTTTGCCCCCGACGACCTAA